Proteins co-encoded in one Equus przewalskii isolate Varuska chromosome 27, EquPr2, whole genome shotgun sequence genomic window:
- the LOC139079809 gene encoding keratin-associated protein 19-7-like yields the protein MKVGYRFPDFPLVKTSLENHCFRRCGSLGYGYNSACGCGGFRDLGYGCGGYGYGCCHPSCYVGFGFSGFY from the exons ATGAAG gtTGGTTATAGGTTCCCAGACTTTCCATTAGTGAAAACTTCCTTGGAAAATCACTGTTTTAGAAG ATGCGGAAGCCTGGGTTACGGCTATAACTCAGCCTGTGGCTGTGGTGGCTTTAGAGACCTAGGATATGGCTGTGGAGGCTACGGGTATGGCTGCTGTCACCCATCATGTTATGTAGGATTTGGATTCTCTGGCTtctattga